Proteins encoded within one genomic window of Acomys russatus chromosome 5, mAcoRus1.1, whole genome shotgun sequence:
- the LOC127189560 gene encoding protein LLP homolog, which translates to MAKSLLSKWKRKMRAEERKKNAPRELNRLKSILKVDGDVLMKDVGEIATVVVPKQCQEKRQCGADDEKDDMKMETEIKRNKKTLLDQHGQYPVWMNQRQRKRLRAKREKKRGKSKAKAAKGLAW; encoded by the coding sequence ATGGCTAAAAGCTTACTCAGTAAGTGGAAAAGGAAGATGCGTGccgaagagaggaaaaagaacgCCCCAAGGGAGCTCAACAGACTTAAAAGTATTCTCAAAGTTGATGGTGATGTTTTAATGAAGGATGTCGGTGAAATAGCAACTGTGGTGGTACCCAAACAGTGCCAGGAGAAAAGGCAGTGTGGAGCCGATGATGAAAAGGATGACATGAAGATGGAGACTgaaattaaaaggaataaaaagacacTTCTAGACCAGCATGGCCAGTACCCAGTGTGGATgaaccagagacagagaaagagactgagggcaaagagagaaaaaaagcggGGGAAAAGCAAAGCCAAGGCAGCGAAGGGCCTGGCCTGGTAG